AAATGCGCGACTTGTACTCGTTTATTTAGAGGAGCGTCGGATTGTGCGGAAATTGGAGCGTTACCCGGTCGAGGGGGCGAACGCCCTGTGGCAAGTTTACCGGACCGTCAGCCCGCTGAAGGCGGTGCGAAATTTCATCTGCATCCAAATTGCGCGGTACTGCCCGTTGCTGCCGGTGAAGAACTGGATATACCGCCGCCTGCTCGGAATGAAGGTGGGCCGGCAAACCGCTTTTGCGCTGATGGTGATGGTCGATGTCTTTTTTCCGGAACGGATTCGGGTCGGGGATAACTCGATCATCGGATACAATACGACGATTTTAACGCATGAATATTTAATCCACGAGTATCGGCTTGGCGACGTGACGATCGGCTCCAATGTGATGATCGGCGCGAATTCGACCCTGCTTCCCGGCGTGACGATCGGGGACGGGGCCGTCATCGCCGCGGGCTCTGTCGTGCACAAGGACGTTCCGGCAGGCGCGTTCATGGGAGGTAATCCGCTGCGGGAAATTGCAAGGCGCGGAAGCGATGATTAACGAAGACGTCCTGCGAGGGTGGAGCATGCTGCGTGCGTTCTGGAGCTTCCGAAGAGCGAGGAAATTTTGCGTTGCGAAAAATTTTATTCCGTTAATTGAGGAGTCGTGCCTTGTGGCACGGCTTTTTTTCATGATAGGAACAGGCGGAGAATGAACCGGTTTCATGAAAAGAGCCTCGCGGGACCAATACATCGGTTCAGCCCTGTTTTGCAAAATTGTCCAACTGCCGCCAAAAAATGAAAGTCTCTGCTCGCTTGCGGAGAAAAAAGTCCAATTGCAGGAAAAAGAGCGGGCTGGTTACGATGATAAAGCCGGCTCCGGTCATTTAAGCGGACGAGCCGGCGGAATATGGAGATCCCAAAAGGGCAAAATGCCGGGTCGTGTAAAAACGGAGGTGAGAAGCACAAAGGACAGGCATCAAGATCGACGCTTGACGTGTAACAGGTTCATTCCAAGGAAGGTCAGAGAGGAGAAAAGTAATGGCCACAACATGGAAGTCGACGTTTAAAAAGGTAAGCGCATTCATGCTCGGCGCCGCAA
This genomic window from Paenibacillus humicola contains:
- a CDS encoding acyltransferase, whose protein sequence is MRKLERYPVEGANALWQVYRTVSPLKAVRNFICIQIARYCPLLPVKNWIYRRLLGMKVGRQTAFALMVMVDVFFPERIRVGDNSIIGYNTTILTHEYLIHEYRLGDVTIGSNVMIGANSTLLPGVTIGDGAVIAAGSVVHKDVPAGAFMGGNPLREIARRGSDD